The proteins below come from a single Yamadazyma tenuis chromosome 5, complete sequence genomic window:
- a CDS encoding uncharacterized protein (EggNog:ENOG503Q3R4) produces MSLFSKLGPQGRALMGPTGSGSSFESYAGRKVEEGPQELDYLINDLRNSSQSMSVNKVLGYMYHYLPFVKVEHNLRLVFASFLNNPTCFTPGGASFESNYQIIEAFKAITDKKLSVSQPTIPVKTWYTVLFQELDHFVAYDIHRNSWKVLPILSGILLSNSLRDDLYSNPNMIEFGWFFGDWDSKAHDLFVKALGNTLAAYNSDDIINLSLLSLAVTYKRDQDITSYTPSVSVSFLITRLIQLIFANTSYSLQVYEKFFAFDINAANLHDTLNSEVMNKPVVKHLNRLSFLLESYYRVLPINKTGFDLIMDGLSKIKLFNASLCTRTQDSVFNHPNSIKDQSVLHQQFWFFMKNIFFSECIIVQGIMTRFLSVNQSKGFSIFSIFKETYNIESEYRFIALKVVESFYHLNHILVNIGQGGFDSFNFVYYLSLELIFGAQPSIVELEKLSMFLLGYPNVNLNADVINFNPINRGRVLFVMGLWENYLQKNSFNNDYIKRNIFPICFDVVNNRGIQAYEIIEAAHSVLLLCFSNKRVNKNLKELMEYIELIVNQFPRILSAQQLSIAVESLGKQILSNPMVYEGSMYANSADEFLEFINFKCLNTKSGIPISIKASDSMFTSAQPIGEIHAESTMKSLETKKQNINIVAENKIKKPKDLVPLGMLPEATVAPTEYNFAKRLVPETSREAMVLSFVNLVPYLPLSVFLSENLDLNRCELAYRWWYETKKAVAKNIGQEVSRL; encoded by the exons ATGTCTTTATTCTCGAAATTGGGACCTCAAGGAAGAGCGTTGATGGGCCCTACAGGTAGTGGTTCTTCCTTTGAGTCATATGCCGGCAGGAAGGTGGAGGAAGGCCCTCAGGAACTTGACTATCTCATTAATGATCTCAGAAACCTGCTGCAATCCATGTCTGTGAACAAAGTTTTAGGATATATGTACCATTATTTGCCTTTTGTCAAAGTTGAGCATAACCTCCGTCTTGTGTTTGcaagcttcttgaacaatcCGACGTGTTTTACTCCAGGCGGTGCTTCGTTTGAATCAAACTACCAAATCATCGAAGCGTTCAAAGCCATTACCGATAAAAAATTATCTGTATCACAGCCCACAATTCCCGTTAAGACATGGTACACGGTTCTATTTCAGGAACTAGATCACTTTGTGGCATACGACATTCATCGTAATAGCTGGAAGGTGTTGCCTATATTATCGGGGATTCTATTGTCGAATAGCTTGAGAGACGACTTGTACAGCAACCCCAATATGATCGAGTTTGGGTGGTTTTTTGGAGACTGGGACTCCAAAGCTCATGATTTGTTCGTAAAGGCGTTGGGTAATACGTTGGCAGCTTACAATTCTGATGACATTATAAACTTGAGCTTATTGAGTTTAGCAGTCACATACAAAAGGGACCAGGACATAACCTCCTACACACCCCTGGTTCTGGTATCTTTCTTGATCACTAGATTGATCCAATTGATATTTGCCAACACCTCTTATAGTTTACAGGTCTACGAGAAGTTCTTTGCATTCGACATAAATGCTGCAAATTTGCATGATACACTCAATAGTGAAGTCATGAACAAACCTGTGGTGAAACATTTGAATAGGCTTTCGTTCTTGTTAGAGAGCTACTATAGAGTCTTGCCCATCAACAAGACTGGCTTTGACTTGATAATGGATGGGTTATCgaagatcaagttgttcaatgcATCACTTTGCACCAGAACTCAAGACTCCGTATTTAACCACCCTAATAGCATCAAGGACCAGTCAGTATTACATCAGCAGTTCTGGTTTTTCATGAAAAATATCTTCTTTTCGGAGTGCATTATTGTTCAAGGGATCATGACAAGATTCTTACTGGTGAATCAATCCAAAGGGTTCTCAATattctccatcttcaaggAAACCTATAATATCGAGCTGGAGTACCGGTTCATAGCTTTGAAGGTGGTCGAGCTGTTCTATCACTTGAACCATATTCTTGTCAATATTGGACAAGGGGGCTTTGATAGCTTCAACTTTGTCTACTATTTGTCACTTGAGTTGATATTTGGAGCTCAACCACTGATTGTTGAGCTCGAAAAACTATCAatgtttcttcttggttaCCCAAATGTCAACTTGAATGCTGATgtgatcaacttcaatccTATAAACAGAGGTAGGGTATTGTTTGTAATGGGTTTATGGGAAAACTATTTGCAGAAAaacagtttcaacaacgacTACATCAAGAGGAATATTTTCCCCATCTGTTTCGATGTAGTCAATAATCGTGGTATCCAGGCCTACGAAATAATCGAAGCTGCGCACTCCGTCCTTTTGTTGtgtttctccaacaaaagGGTCAataagaacttgaaggaacTTATGGAGTACATTGAGTTGATTGTCAATCAATTCCCTCGTATCCTCTCCGCCCAGCAATTGAGTATCGCGGTCGAGTCCTTGGGGAAACAGATTTTGTCCAACCCGATGGTCTACGAGGGATCTATGTACGCTAATTCAGCAGATGAattcttggagttcatcaacttcaagtgCTTGAACACCAAGAGTGGAATACCCATTAGTATCAAGGCCAGTGATCTGATGTTCACATCAGCACAGCCAATTGGTGAAATACATGCCGAATCCACTATGAAGAGCTTGGAGACCAAGAAACAGAACATTAATATCGTTGCTGAAAATAAGATAAAGAAGCCTAAGGACCTCGTACCTCTTGGTATGCTACCAGAAGCTACAGTGGCCCCCACAGAGTATAATTTCGCCAAAAGATTGGTGCCAGAAACATCTAGAGAAGCAATGGTTCTTTCTTTCGTCAATTTGGTTCCTTACTTGCCCTTATCGGTATTTCTCAG TGAaaacttggatttgaataGGTGTGAGTTGGCGTACAGGTGGTGGTACGAAACCAAGAAAGCGGTTGCCAAAAACATTGGTCAAGAAGTATCTCGTCTATAG